Part of the Hippopotamus amphibius kiboko isolate mHipAmp2 chromosome 7, mHipAmp2.hap2, whole genome shotgun sequence genome, CAGGCATGGCGACAAACTCCAGGTTAGGGTCTCCGATCAGTTTTCTAGCAAGCCAGAGGAAGGGCTTTTCAAAGTTGTAGTTACTTTTGGCAGAAATGTCATAGTACTGAAGATTCTTCTTTCGGTGGAAGACAATTGACTTTGCCTTAAGCTTTCTGTCCTTAATATCCACTTTGTTGCCACACAACACGATGGGGATGTTCTCACACACTCGTACCAGATCTCTATGCCAGTTGGGCACATTCTTGTAAGTAACTCTCGATGTGACATCAAACATTATAATGGCACACTGAGCTTGGATGTAATAGCCATGTCTCAGTCCGCCAAACTTCTCCTGACCAGCTGTATCCCATTCATTGAACTTAATAGGTCCTCTGTTGGTATGGAACATGAGGGGGTGGACCTCAACACCCAAGGTAGCTACATACTTCTTCTCAAATTCACCAGTCAGATGACGCTTCACAAACGTAGTTTTTCCAGTACCCCCATCACCGACCAATACAAGTTTGAACTGAACTTGGGGTTCTCCTTGGGCAGCCATCGTGATGTTACTTCCAGAAGGGTCTCCGTGCCCATCtgactctatcaaacatttagagaagaactaatacccatctttctcaaactttcCCAAAAAATTCCAGAGTAAgaaacacacccaaactcattctatgaggctaccatcactctgatactGAAAACAGACAGAtactacaaaacaaacaaacacacaaacaaaaaactacagaccaatatcactgatgaatttaaatgcataaatcctcaacaaaatactagccaacagaatccaacaacacattaaaaggatcatacaccatgatcaaatggggtttatccctggaatgcaagaattatTCAATATGCACaagttaatcaatgtgatacaccatattaataaattgaaggataaaaaacacatgatcatctccatagatgcagaaaatgcttttgacaaaattcaacatccatttatgataaaaactctccagaaggtgggcatagagggaacctaactcaacacaataaaggccatatatgacaaacccacagcaaa contains:
- the LOC130857009 gene encoding GTP-binding nuclear protein Ran-like yields the protein MAAQGEPQVQFKLVLVGDGGTGKTTFVKRHLTGEFEKKYVATLGVEVHPLMFHTNRGPIKFNEWDTAGQEKFGGLRHGYYIQAQCAIIMFDVTSRVTYKNVPNWHRDLVRVCENIPIVLCGNKVDIKDRKLKAKSIVFHRKKNLQYYDISAKSNYNFEKPFLWLARKLIGDPNLEFVAMPALAPPEVVMDPALAAQYKHDLEVAQTTALRDEDDDL